In Silene latifolia isolate original U9 population chromosome X, ASM4854445v1, whole genome shotgun sequence, the following proteins share a genomic window:
- the LOC141618412 gene encoding putative pentatricopeptide repeat-containing protein At3g49142: protein MIIRRYYFRNFSTNNQLTPKLSRQNVIFTEDSCNKILNSYPDAKTLKKLHSHIINDQNLRENPSIALKLIRAYAGCGELGVARQLFDESPDRNVVFFNVMIRSYVTHQHYQDALWVFKGMFSCYVRPDHYTYPCVLKACSASENLWVGLQVHAAVCKVGLDLNLFVGNGLISMYGKCGFLADGRKVLDEMSVRDVVSWNSMVAGYAQKGHFDDALRICREMELIKLKPDAGTMASLMPAVTDTSYENVMFVKKMFESLDTKSLVSWNVMIAVYVKNSMASEAIDLYAQMEANGLKPDGVTITSILPACGDLLAISLGRKIHNYVDRKRLRPHISVENALINMYSKCGCLSEAKDVFDTMQTRDIVSWTSIISAYGVSGQGHEAVALFTKMRVEGMIPDSIAFVSVMSACSHSGMLEKGKHFYKLMTEKYSIAPRIEHYCCMVDILGRAGRVEEALSFIKEMSIEPNERVWGALLGACWVHSNMNIGLVAADNLFHMAPEQAGYYVLLSNIYAKAGKWKEVSSLRTLMKSRGMTKTPGISNVEYNGRIYTFLAGDRSHPQSKEIYEKLGLLMGKMKEEGYIPEMESALHDVEEEDKQGHLIVHSEKLAIVFALINTRPSTPIRITKNLRVCGDCHVAIKLISKITMREIIVRDTNRFHTFKNGVCSCGDYW from the coding sequence ATGATTATTAGGCGCTATTATTTCCGCAACTTCTCAACTAACAATCAACTAACCCCTAAACTTTCCCGCCAAAATGTAATTTTCACTGAAGATTCCTGTAACAAGATTTTAAACTCATACCCAGATGCTAAAACCTTGAAAAAACTTCATTCACATATCATCAATGATCAAAATCTTCGCGAAAATCCATCAATTGCGCTTAAATTAATTAGGGCGTATGCCGGTTGTGGTGAATTGGGTGTTGCCCGTCAACTGTTCGACGAAAGTCCTGACCGAAATGTGGTCTTTTTCAATGTTATGATCAGGAGCTATGTTACGCACCAGCATTATCAAGATGCTTTATGGGTTTTTAAGGGCATGTTTAGTTGTTATGTTAGACCGGATCATTATACGTACCCGTGTGTACTGAAAGCGTGTTCAGCTTCTGAGAATTTGTGGGTTGGTTTGCAGGTTCATGCTGCTGTGTGTAAAGTTGGGCTTGATTTAAATTTGTTTGTCGGGAATGGGTTGATTTCTATGTATGGAAAATGTGGGTTTTTGGCGGATGGCAGGAAAGTTCTTGATGAGATGAGTGTCAGAGACGTTGTTTCGTGGAATTCGATGGTTGCCGGGTACGCGCAAAAAGGGCATTTTGATGATGCTTTGAGAATTTGTAGGGAGATGGAGTTGATTAAGTTGAAGCCTGATGCTGGCACAATGGCAAGTTTAATGCCAGCGGTTACTGATACTTCATATGAAAATGTCATGTTTGTCAAGAAAATGTTTGAGAGTTTGGATACGAAAAGTCTGGTTTCGTGGAATGTAATGATAGCTGTGTATGTCAAAAATTCCATGGCTTCGGAAGCAATTGATCTTTACGCTCAAATGGAAGCTAATGGATTGAAACCAGATGGGGTCACCATTACTAGTATTCTTCCTGCTTGTGGCGATCTTTTAGCTATCTCACTAGGGAGGAAGATTCATAATTATGTTGACAGGAAAAGACTTCGGCCACATATATCAGTGGAAAATGCATTAATCAACATGTATTCTAAATGTGGATGTCTGAGTGAAGCTAAGGACGTGTTTGATACTATGCAAACCCGTGATATTGTTTCTTGGACTTCAATTATTTCTGCTTACGGTGTGAGTGGACAAGGTCATGAAGCCGTGGCTCTGTTTACAAAAATGAGAGTTGAAGGCATGATTCCGGATTCCATTGCTTTTGTATCTGTTATGTCAGCTTGCAGTCATTCAGGGATGTTGGAAAAAGGGAaacatttttataaattaatgaCCGAGAAATACAGTATAGCCCCGAGGATTGAACATTATTGTTGCATGGTTGATATCTTAGGGCGAGCAGGGAGAGTGGAAGAGGCTTTATCATTCATCAAGGAAATGTCGATTGAGCCAAATGAAAGAGTTTGGGGAGCTTTATTGGGTGCTTGCTGGGTGCACTCGAACATGAATATCGGTTTAGTAGCTGCTGATAATCTATTTCACATGGCTCCCGAGCAAGCTGGATACTACGTCTTGCTATCTAACATCTACGCCAAGGCAGGGAAATGGAAGGAAGTTAGCTCACTTAGAACATTAATGAAGAGTCGAGGCATGACAAAAACGCCTGGTATTAGTAATGTGGAGTACAACGGTCGTATTTATACGTTTCTTGCAGGAGACAGGTCTCATCCACAGTCTAAAGAGATTTACGAGAAATTGGGGCtgttaatgggtaaaatgaaagaaGAAGGTTATATTCCGGAGATGGAATCCGCTCTTCATGATGTCGAAGAAGAGGATAAACAAGGACATCTTATAGTTCACAGTGAGAAATTGGCTATTGTGTTTGCCCTGATAAACACCAGGCCTTCAACGCCAATCAGAATAACTAAGAATCTTCGGGTTTGTGGAGATTGCCATGTTGCAATCAAGCTCATCTCGAAGATCACCATGCGAGAAATCATTGTTAGGGACACAAATAGATTTCATACATTCAAGAATGGGGTTTGCTCATGTGGTGATTACTGGTGA